A single window of Toxotes jaculatrix isolate fToxJac2 chromosome 4, fToxJac2.pri, whole genome shotgun sequence DNA harbors:
- the LOC121181292 gene encoding E3 SUMO-protein ligase CBX4-like, whose amino-acid sequence MELPAAGEHVFAVESIEKKRSRKGRVEYLVKWRGWSPKYNTWEPEENILDPRLLDAFQDRERQEQMMGYRKRGPKPKHLLVQVPSFARRSNILADLHEVSLDEDSCQKSNPIQMLRPQGQQYQLNSKKHHQYQPLSRERDAEQQTNGKKFYYQLNSKKHHHYQPDFMVHEPIFAKPRDIKAPELPNQGHNVPPVVQQKWFRDKDSGCLTKVKDITMELKKLPADLNGHKEPEKVKPKEDALPQSNGVSSSKLKIVKNKNKNGRIVIVMSKYMENGMQAAKIKNGDSETAEKPPQGTDNSAENNLEKMKLVKKLSLMNGFTKNPKDKPTVPNSGFNLDCPKEKQQSPKREPTVTEQDKHVGVKGQGQLPTDQPLQLTTKPNLLTLPLDSRVPIALDNRGTQGGFQGLKRHLSDTDCEEHGSSKRFLSSRSISVPNTGSSPTQSISIDQNGHRSHIGLQVCGYADQEEPIDLSIVKSRSKAAASTVTQPERHTQAETLTHGQDDTDAQAETQTQVDAETDTQPQTETQKAAEKVKVDSLSVSNNEKKKEETFPSFQPFLGNIVITDITTNCLTVTFKEYVTV is encoded by the exons ATGGAGCTACCCGCCGCGGGAGAGCACGTCTTTGCGGTGGAGAGCATCGAGAAGAAGCGCAGCAGAAAG GGGAGGGTTGAGTATCTGGTCAAGTGGCGGGGATGGTCTCCAAA ATACAACACTTGGGAaccagaggaaaacattttggaCCCCAGACTGCTTGATGCTTTCCAAGACAG AGAACGTCAAGAGCAGATGATGGGATATCGCAAGAGAGGACCCAAGCCCAAGCACCTACTGGTTCAG GTCCCCTCATTTGCCCGAAGATCCAATATTCTGGCCGACCTTCATGAGGTGTCTCTGGACGAGGACAGCTGTCAGAAGTCCAACCCTATCCAAATGCTCCGTCCCCAGGGCCAGCAGTACCAGCTGAACAGCAAGAAGCACCACCAGTACCAGCCACTGAGCAGGGAGCGTGATGCCGAGCAGCAGACCAACGGCAAGAAGTTCTACTATCAACTCAACAGCAAGAAGCACCACCACTACCAGCCGGACTTCATGGTGCATGAGCCCATCTTTGCTAAGCCCCGAGACATCAAAGCCCCAGAGCTGCCCAACCAAGGGCACAATGTTCCTCCAGTAGTGCAGCAAAAGTGGTTTCGGGACAAAGACTCAGGCTGCCTGACCAAAGTGAAGGATATCACTATGGAGCTGAAGAAACTTCCAGCTGACCTCAACGGGCATAAAGAGCCAGAGAAGGTAAAACCCAAAGAGGATGCTTTGCCACAATCTAATGGTGTTAGCAGCAGCAAGCTAAAGATagtgaagaacaaaaacaagaacgGACGGATTGTTATTGTCATGAGCAAGTACATGGAAAACGGGATGCAAGCagctaaaattaaaaatggtgattctgaaactgctgaaaagCCGCCGCAAGGAACGGACAACAGCGCAGAGAACAACCTCGAAAAGATGAAACTTGTCAAGAAGCTCAGCCTCATGAATGGATTtacaaaaaaccccaaagacaaaCCAACTGTTCCAAATTCTGGATTTAACTTAGATTGCCccaaagaaaagcaacagtCCCCCAAAAGGGAGCCAACTGTGACGGAACAGGATAAACATGTCGGGGTCAAGGGTCAGGGGCAGCTTCCAACGGATCAGCCTTTACAATTGACAACCAAGCCTAATCTGCTCACCCTGCCTTTGGATAGCAGAGTCCCCATCGCTCTGGACAACAGAGGAACCCAAGGTGGATTTCAAGGACTAAAGCGACACCTCTCTGACACGGACTGTGAAGAGCATGGGAGCAGTAAGAGGTTTTTGAGCTCCAGGAGTATCAGTGTTCCAAACACGGGATCTTCACCCACCCAAAGCATCAGCATCGACCAAAATGGACACAGGAGTCACATTGGACTGCAGGTCTGTGGGTATGCAGACCAAGAGGAGCCCATCGACTTGAGTATTGTCAAATCCAGGTCTAAAGCTGCAGCTTCCACAGTGACCCAGCCTGAAAGACACACCCAAGCTGAAACTCTAACACACGGGCAAGATGATACAGACGCAcaagctgaaacacaaacacaggtggacgcagaaacagacacacagccccAGACTGAAAcgcaaaaagctgcagagaaggTGAAAGTTGACTCACTGTCTGTTTCTAACAacgaaaagaaaaaggaggagacgTTTCCCTCCTTCCAACCTTTCCTTGGGAATATAGTGATCACAGACATCACGACGAACTGCCTCACCGTTACCTTTAAGGAATACGTAACAGTGTAA